AATTCAGCAACAGCTTATGCCAAGTACCTCTCCATGGCGAAAGTGAACTGCTCGGTCTTCATGCCGGAGGATGCCATCAAGACTTCTGAGGCAACCATCAGCTCCTACGGACAACAGGTCTTCCGGGTGAAGGGAGACTATGCGAAAGCGAAGGAGATCGCTGCAGGCTACGCGAAGATTCACGGCATCCCCATGTCGACCGGCAACATCGACCCCATACGGGTGGAGGCGAAGAAGACGATGGTGTTTGAGTGGCTGCGCCAGATGGATCAGTTCCCCGATGTATACATCCAGGCGGTGAGCGGTGGTACCGGTCCCATCGCCATCGACAAGGGTATCCGTGAGATCAGCCATCTCTATCCTGAATTGAAGAACCCCCGTTTCCTGCTGGTGCAGAGCGACGGTTGCGACCCGATGGTGCAGGCATGGGAGCAGGCGGAGGCCAACGGCTTTCCAGAAGGTTTCGAGAAGGAGTACCCCATAATCGACAACCCGGCCACGGAGGTCCCCACGCTGGCCACTGGCAATCCTGCCAGCTATCCCATCATCGCGAAGCTGGTAAAAAAATCGGGAGGCACTTTCCTCCGCATGCGTGAGGAAAAGCTGGTTGCGGTGGGTAAGCTCACCGCCTACGAGCAGAAGGTGATCCCCGGTCCCGCCTCAGCGGTCTGCCTGGCCGGCTTTTTCATTGCCCTCAGAAAGAACCTGATCAAGGATGGGGAGACGGTACTTCTCAACATCGGCGAGGGGCCCAACCGAGCTCCGCTTTTCCTGGAACAGATGATATATACCTCACACAACGTGAGCAACGTGGAGGAGTGCGCCCCCCACTCCATAGAGGATTATCGCAAAGAGCTCTGGAACGAAGTGCTGGAATAGGAGAGCTTAAAAAAAAGATGTCAACCAAACCCGTCATATGGATCACGGGAGCTTCCTCCGGAATCGGGGAGGCGACTGCCTTCCGGTTCGCACAGGAGCAGGCAAGCCTCATCCTCACCGCCACGCGGACAGAGCGGCTGGCAGAGGTACAACAGGAGTGCATCCGACGGGGAGCACGCTGCGAGATACTGCCCTGTGACCTCTCAGAGCTGAGCACCCTCGATGCGGTGACCGACAAGGCGCTGGCATTCTTCGGCAGGATCAATATCGCCTTCCTCAACGCCGGCATCAGCCAGCGGACGAAGGTGCTGGATACCTCCCCGCTTGTGGACCAGAAAATAATGAACCTCAACTTCTTTGCACCAACAATGATTGCCCGACGCCTACTGCCACCGATGATTGCACAGGGAGGCGGCACGATAGCCGTCACCACCAGCATCGCCGGTCGTTTCGGCTTCCCGCTTCGGTCGGCATACGCCTCCTCCAAGTTCGCGCTCTACGGCTTCTTTGAAACCTTGCAGGCTGAGTATCATGACGACCGCATCCGGGTTGTGATGGTTTGCCCCGGCAGGGTGCAAACGCAGATCTCCGTCAACGCGCTGGAGGGCGATGGCAAGAAGCACGGCAGGATGGATGAGGGGCAGCAGAACGGAATCACCGCGGAGAAGGCTGCCCGCAAGATCGTGAAGGCAATCAAAAAGCAGAAGCCGGAGGTGCTGGTAGGAGGTCCCGAGCTGCTGATGGTCTACATCAAACGATTCCTGCCGGCGCTATCGCGCAGGCTGGTACGTCGTATCAACGCTACCTGAGACAACAAGAATTATTTTTTCAATCAACCACTCATCAAATGACCCACAATTACAATATCGCCGGCATCCAGCAGGTAGGCATCGGAGTAGAAAATCTCTACGAAGCCTGGAAATATTACATAGAGTTGTTTCAGATGGATGTCCGCATCCTGGAGGACAACAAGGTGGCTGAGTTGATGCTGCCCTACACCGGCGGGAAGCCGCAGCGGCGGCATGCCGCCATCGCGGTCAATATGCAGGGTGGCGGAGGCTTCGAGGTGTGGCAGTACGCCGAACGAAAACCGCAGCCTCTCGGCTTCGAGTTGCAGATGGGCGACCTGGGAGTGCTGGTCTGCAAGCTCAGGAGCAGGGATGTGACAAGTGCTTTCGAAGCCTTCTCCCGCAACCCTAAGGCAAAGCTTGTAGGGGGACTGAACAACAATATTGACGGCAGCCAGACCTTCTACCTGCAGGATCCCTATGGCAACCTCTTCCAGGTGGTGCAGGATGACTATCTCTTCAAGGATGAAGGGCGACTGACCGGCGGAGTGGCAGGTGTCACCATCGGTGTCACTGACATCGATAGGGCGATGACCGTCTACCACGACATACTGGGTTACGACACCATCCTGGCAGATGAAACAGGCACCTTCCCCGATTATGCTGCATTGCCAGGAGGAACAGGAGGCTTCCGCCGGCGTCTGCTGGGCCACTCCCAACTCAGAAAAGGAAGTTTCAGCGAGTTGTTTGGACCCTCCCGCATCGAGCTGGTGCAGGCACTGGACCGTACCCCGCGCAAGATTTATGAGGGACGCTACTGGGGTGACCCAGGTTTCATACAGGTCTGCTTTGACATCCGCAACATGGAAGCGCTCGGCAAGAAGTGTGCCTCTTTGGGACATCCCTTCACCGTGGACACCAGCCAACAGTTCAGGGAGGGCAGTTCTTTTGACATGGGTGATGCTGCAGGTCAGTTCG
This genomic window from Dysgonomonadaceae bacterium zrk40 contains:
- a CDS encoding VOC family protein, giving the protein MTHNYNIAGIQQVGIGVENLYEAWKYYIELFQMDVRILEDNKVAELMLPYTGGKPQRRHAAIAVNMQGGGGFEVWQYAERKPQPLGFELQMGDLGVLVCKLRSRDVTSAFEAFSRNPKAKLVGGLNNNIDGSQTFYLQDPYGNLFQVVQDDYLFKDEGRLTGGVAGVTIGVTDIDRAMTVYHDILGYDTILADETGTFPDYAALPGGTGGFRRRLLGHSQLRKGSFSELFGPSRIELVQALDRTPRKIYEGRYWGDPGFIQVCFDIRNMEALGKKCASLGHPFTVDTSQQFREGSSFDMGDAAGQFAYIEDPDGTLIEFVETHKVPLVRKLGLSINLQKRDPEKPLPRWMLKALSLMRVKTERL
- a CDS encoding pyridoxal-phosphate dependent enzyme — translated: MLRVKIQHKYHLQCTQCGHVTPNFWTWFDQGQQCPSCGSKHSEVWYNRRYQRLARIIKRKPDSFWHYFPFLPLLRRRHIISRNEGAVPVERWSFLEAFAREKYGLDIKVHVYRNDLNGGTGTFKDPAASMAASLFNELGIKQYCIASTGNSATAYAKYLSMAKVNCSVFMPEDAIKTSEATISSYGQQVFRVKGDYAKAKEIAAGYAKIHGIPMSTGNIDPIRVEAKKTMVFEWLRQMDQFPDVYIQAVSGGTGPIAIDKGIREISHLYPELKNPRFLLVQSDGCDPMVQAWEQAEANGFPEGFEKEYPIIDNPATEVPTLATGNPASYPIIAKLVKKSGGTFLRMREEKLVAVGKLTAYEQKVIPGPASAVCLAGFFIALRKNLIKDGETVLLNIGEGPNRAPLFLEQMIYTSHNVSNVEECAPHSIEDYRKELWNEVLE
- a CDS encoding SDR family NAD(P)-dependent oxidoreductase — its product is MSTKPVIWITGASSGIGEATAFRFAQEQASLILTATRTERLAEVQQECIRRGARCEILPCDLSELSTLDAVTDKALAFFGRINIAFLNAGISQRTKVLDTSPLVDQKIMNLNFFAPTMIARRLLPPMIAQGGGTIAVTTSIAGRFGFPLRSAYASSKFALYGFFETLQAEYHDDRIRVVMVCPGRVQTQISVNALEGDGKKHGRMDEGQQNGITAEKAARKIVKAIKKQKPEVLVGGPELLMVYIKRFLPALSRRLVRRINAT